One Halobaculum roseum DNA segment encodes these proteins:
- a CDS encoding TetR/AcrR family transcriptional regulator, which translates to MSQERDTQTVFMEATYRALCTHGYADLTMQDIADETDKSKAALHYHFDGKDDLFREFLAYLHEGFAEKIADHPDGSPVTKLVALVRRVLDPVDDESDQQFNTAFMEIKAQAPYRDGYREILRRFDADLRTEIADLVREAIDAGQYDEETAPEEVAEHVLTYIHGTWTRAAAIGADVVTMREHLIDDLLDMLVEDATVPVSAEPPDAPALAASGGDISDEDADDGTVAGDAGIEGAEDDADSGYDGDDGDEVTLE; encoded by the coding sequence ATGAGTCAGGAGCGAGACACGCAGACGGTGTTCATGGAGGCGACGTACCGCGCGCTGTGTACGCACGGGTACGCCGACCTCACCATGCAGGACATCGCCGACGAGACGGACAAGAGCAAGGCCGCCCTCCACTACCACTTCGACGGCAAGGACGACCTGTTCCGGGAGTTCCTCGCGTACCTCCACGAGGGGTTCGCGGAGAAGATCGCGGACCATCCGGACGGGTCTCCGGTGACGAAGTTGGTGGCGCTGGTTCGCCGCGTGCTGGACCCGGTGGACGACGAATCCGACCAACAGTTCAACACGGCGTTCATGGAGATCAAGGCGCAGGCGCCGTATCGCGACGGCTATCGGGAGATACTCCGTCGCTTCGACGCCGATCTGCGCACAGAGATCGCCGACCTCGTCCGGGAGGCGATCGACGCCGGACAGTACGACGAGGAGACCGCCCCCGAGGAGGTCGCGGAGCACGTCCTCACCTACATCCACGGGACGTGGACCCGCGCGGCCGCCATCGGCGCGGACGTGGTGACGATGCGCGAGCACCTGATCGACGACCTCCTCGACATGCTCGTCGAGGACGCGACCGTTCCCGTCAGCGCGGAGCCGCCCGATGCACCCGCGCTGGCCGCCTCCGGCGGTGACATCTCCGACGAGGACGCGGACGACGGGACCGTCGCCGGCGACGCGGGCATCGAGGGCGCCGAGGACGACGCCGACAGTGGCTACGATGGCGACGACGGCGACGAGGTGACGCTCGAATGA
- a CDS encoding MATE family efflux transporter, translating into MSARDRLSSVFKGRDEFDLTDGSIGKPLFYLSLPIVVTNLLQTAYNLADTLWLGRYSTEALAAISFAFPMVFLLFSLGMGVTVAGSVLVAQHIGAGEEAEAKYAASQTVSFAIIVSLILGGLGYFVVGDLLGLLGASPDVLPLATEYMRVISSGLVFMFGFFVFTALMRGYGDTITPMLVMLLTVVVNIVIDPFLIFGWWIFPELGVEGAAYATIFSRALAFVVGMAIMLRGTRGVQITPREMVPNLSYARKIVRIGVPASIEGTGRSLSVNLMLVIVGLFPTTVVAGYGIGVRVFSVIFLPAIAVARGVETMTGQNIGADKPDRAATAAGIAAKTMFAILGTLGIVVILGARPIAAVFTDDPAVVAVTADFLRWVAPTFGFIGVMRAYTGSFRGAGKTMTAAAISILMLGFIRLPVALGLARPDILGLPLPAFDSTGIWMSFAVSNAAGAVIAYLWYRRGTWRDADPRGEVPVGDEDDEPSDAALSPTDD; encoded by the coding sequence ATGAGCGCCCGCGATCGGCTCTCGTCCGTGTTCAAGGGTCGAGACGAGTTCGATCTCACCGACGGCAGCATCGGGAAGCCGCTGTTTTACCTCTCGTTGCCCATCGTCGTCACCAACCTCCTCCAGACGGCGTACAACCTCGCGGACACGCTGTGGCTCGGCCGATACAGCACCGAAGCGCTGGCGGCGATCTCGTTCGCGTTCCCGATGGTGTTCCTCCTGTTCTCGCTCGGGATGGGGGTCACCGTCGCGGGCTCGGTGCTCGTGGCCCAACACATCGGGGCTGGCGAGGAGGCGGAGGCGAAGTACGCCGCCTCACAGACCGTCTCGTTCGCGATCATCGTCTCGCTGATCCTCGGCGGCCTCGGCTACTTCGTCGTCGGCGATCTGCTCGGGCTGCTCGGCGCGTCCCCCGACGTGCTCCCGCTCGCGACGGAGTACATGCGGGTCATCTCCTCGGGGCTGGTGTTCATGTTCGGCTTCTTCGTGTTCACCGCGCTCATGCGCGGCTACGGAGACACGATCACGCCGATGCTGGTGATGCTGCTCACGGTGGTCGTGAACATCGTCATCGACCCGTTCCTCATCTTCGGGTGGTGGATCTTCCCGGAACTCGGCGTCGAAGGCGCCGCCTACGCGACGATCTTCTCGCGGGCGCTGGCGTTCGTCGTCGGCATGGCGATCATGCTCCGTGGCACGCGCGGCGTGCAGATCACCCCCCGCGAGATGGTCCCCAACCTCTCGTACGCGCGGAAGATCGTCCGGATCGGCGTTCCCGCCTCGATCGAGGGGACCGGCCGGTCGCTGTCGGTGAACCTGATGCTCGTCATCGTCGGGCTGTTCCCGACGACCGTCGTCGCCGGGTACGGGATCGGCGTGCGGGTGTTCTCGGTCATCTTCCTCCCCGCGATCGCCGTCGCTCGCGGCGTGGAGACGATGACGGGGCAGAACATCGGCGCCGACAAGCCCGACCGCGCCGCGACGGCCGCCGGGATCGCCGCCAAGACGATGTTCGCGATCCTCGGTACGCTCGGGATCGTGGTGATCCTCGGCGCGCGTCCCATCGCCGCGGTGTTCACCGACGACCCGGCCGTCGTCGCGGTGACCGCCGACTTCCTGCGGTGGGTCGCGCCGACGTTCGGGTTCATCGGCGTGATGCGCGCCTACACCGGGAGCTTCCGGGGCGCCGGCAAGACGATGACCGCCGCCGCCATCTCGATCCTCATGCTCGGGTTCATCCGTCTCCCGGTGGCGCTGGGGCTCGCACGCCCGGACATCCTCGGGCTGCCCCTGCCCGCGTTCGACTCGACGGGGATCTGGATGTCCTTCGCCGTCTCGAACGCCGCCGGCGCCGTCATCGCGTACCTCTGGTACCGACGCGGCACCTGGCGCGACGCCGACCCACGCGGGGAGGTCCCCGTCGGCGACGAGGACGACGAACCCTCCGACGCCGCCCTCTCGCCGACCGACGACTGA
- a CDS encoding TATA-box-binding protein: protein MTDPAESIEIQNVVASTGIGQELDLEALAEDLPGADFNPDNFPGLVYRTQEPKAAALIFRSGKIVCTGAKSIDDVHDALGIIFEKLRGLKIPVEDDPDITVQNIVSSADLGHQLNLNALAIGLGLEDVEYEPEQFPGLVYRMDEPDVVILLFGSGKIVITGGKRTDDAEEAVEEIVDRIEALGLLG from the coding sequence ATGACGGACCCGGCAGAATCCATCGAGATTCAGAACGTTGTAGCATCGACGGGGATCGGGCAGGAGCTCGACCTCGAAGCCCTGGCCGAGGACCTCCCGGGCGCGGACTTCAACCCGGACAACTTCCCCGGGCTGGTGTACCGAACGCAGGAGCCGAAGGCGGCCGCCCTCATCTTCCGCTCCGGGAAGATCGTCTGCACGGGCGCCAAGAGCATCGACGACGTGCACGACGCCCTCGGGATCATCTTCGAGAAGCTCCGCGGGCTGAAGATCCCGGTCGAGGACGACCCGGACATCACTGTCCAGAACATCGTCTCGTCGGCCGACCTGGGCCACCAGCTCAACCTCAACGCCCTCGCGATCGGGCTCGGGCTGGAGGACGTGGAGTACGAGCCGGAGCAGTTCCCGGGCCTCGTCTACCGGATGGACGAGCCCGACGTGGTGATCCTCCTGTTCGGCTCGGGGAAGATCGTCATCACTGGCGGCAAACGCACCGACGACGCCGAGGAGGCGGTCGAGGAGATCGTCGACCGCATCGAGGCGCTCGGCCTCCTCGGGTAG
- a CDS encoding DEAD/DEAH box helicase, with amino-acid sequence MTDDGDEPPAGGGVGEDGDGVNVNDDDGVDANEDVVDDGVADEAPADLTIDGFYDAVEAAGRPVLTASGVARETDRTQAAARDHLDALAEEGSVERVDVESDPVVYYPSSWGDLAERERVVMFPTRRQIVVDQPTQYTRAMLADFAHLVDSTGTEPGTRGYLYEIRQEDIWAAPFEEFAELLARMRSVLPRRSPHLEEWAENQWKRARQFRLRTHEDGYVVLEADREELMGNVARQKLDESVLQAELSDTESWVNDEEIGRVKRVLYDAGYPVIDERDLESGDPLDVTLEADLRAYQTDWVDRFTEQRAGVFVAPPGSGKTVAALGALEAVGGETLILVPSRELAGQWRSEILAHTDLDDADIGEYHGGEKEIAPVTIATYQTAGMDRHRSLFDSREWGLVITDEAHHIPAPVFRRAADLQSKHRLGLSATPIREDDNEEEIFTLIGPPIGTDWGALFDAGFVQEPEVEIRYVPWRDDEAENEWASADGRQRHMAAARNPAKADEVRRLRERHGDARALVFVDYLDQGEALAAELGVPFVSGETRHHVRQRLFEEFRQGERRTLVVSRIADEGIDLPNAELAVVASGLGGSRRQGAQRAGRTMRPAGSALVYVLATRGTSEEDFAQRQMNHLAEKGIRVHERTVE; translated from the coding sequence ATGACTGACGACGGCGACGAGCCGCCCGCGGGCGGCGGCGTCGGCGAGGACGGCGACGGCGTCAACGTGAACGACGACGACGGCGTCGACGCGAACGAAGACGTCGTCGACGACGGTGTCGCCGACGAGGCCCCCGCCGACCTCACGATCGACGGCTTCTACGACGCCGTCGAGGCGGCGGGGCGCCCGGTGCTCACAGCTTCGGGGGTCGCACGCGAGACCGACCGCACGCAGGCGGCGGCGCGCGATCACCTCGACGCGCTCGCCGAGGAAGGGTCCGTCGAGCGCGTCGACGTGGAGTCGGACCCAGTGGTGTACTACCCGAGTAGCTGGGGCGACCTGGCCGAGCGCGAGCGGGTGGTCATGTTCCCGACGCGCCGGCAGATCGTGGTGGACCAGCCCACACAGTACACCCGTGCGATGCTCGCGGACTTCGCCCACCTCGTCGACTCGACCGGGACCGAACCCGGCACCCGCGGCTACCTCTACGAGATCCGCCAGGAGGACATCTGGGCGGCACCGTTCGAGGAGTTCGCCGAGTTGCTCGCGCGGATGCGGTCGGTGCTGCCGCGGCGCTCGCCGCATCTGGAGGAGTGGGCGGAAAACCAGTGGAAGCGCGCGCGGCAGTTCCGCCTTCGCACCCACGAGGACGGTTACGTCGTGCTGGAGGCCGACCGCGAGGAACTGATGGGCAACGTCGCCCGCCAGAAGCTCGACGAGTCCGTGTTACAGGCGGAACTCTCGGACACCGAATCGTGGGTGAACGACGAAGAGATCGGCCGCGTGAAACGCGTCCTCTACGATGCTGGCTACCCCGTCATCGACGAGCGCGATCTCGAATCGGGCGACCCCCTCGACGTGACGCTAGAGGCGGACCTCCGCGCGTACCAGACGGACTGGGTCGACCGCTTCACCGAGCAGCGGGCGGGCGTGTTCGTCGCGCCGCCGGGGTCGGGCAAGACCGTCGCCGCGCTGGGCGCCCTGGAGGCGGTCGGCGGCGAGACGCTTATCCTCGTCCCGTCCCGGGAACTCGCCGGACAGTGGCGTTCCGAGATCCTCGCTCACACCGACCTCGACGACGCCGATATCGGCGAGTACCACGGCGGCGAAAAGGAGATCGCGCCGGTGACGATCGCCACCTATCAGACCGCTGGAATGGACCGCCACCGCTCGCTGTTCGACTCCCGCGAGTGGGGGCTCGTGATCACGGACGAAGCACACCACATTCCCGCCCCGGTGTTCCGGCGGGCCGCGGACCTCCAGAGCAAACATCGCCTCGGCCTGTCGGCGACGCCGATACGGGAGGACGACAACGAGGAGGAGATCTTCACGCTCATCGGCCCGCCCATCGGCACCGACTGGGGCGCGCTGTTCGACGCCGGGTTCGTCCAGGAGCCGGAAGTCGAGATCCGGTACGTCCCGTGGCGCGACGACGAGGCCGAAAACGAGTGGGCCAGCGCCGACGGCCGCCAGCGCCACATGGCCGCCGCACGCAACCCGGCGAAGGCCGACGAGGTGCGTCGCCTGCGCGAGCGTCACGGCGACGCGAGGGCGCTCGTGTTCGTCGACTACCTCGACCAGGGCGAGGCGCTCGCGGCCGAGTTGGGCGTCCCGTTCGTCTCCGGGGAGACGCGCCACCACGTCCGACAACGACTCTTCGAGGAGTTCCGGCAGGGCGAGCGCCGGACGCTCGTCGTCTCGCGGATCGCCGACGAGGGGATCGACCTCCCGAACGCGGAGCTGGCCGTCGTCGCATCCGGGCTCGGGGGGAGTCGCCGGCAGGGCGCACAGCGTGCAGGGCGGACGATGCGTCCCGCGGGATCGGCGCTCGTGTACGTGCTCGCGACCCGGGGGACCAGCGAGGAGGACTTCGCACAGCGGCAGATGAACCACCTCGCGGAGAAGGGGATCCGCGTCCACGAGCGGACCGTCGAGTAG
- a CDS encoding cupin domain-containing protein: MEHATFRDGGDGEERGTVRLGDALGTEHVAINRYRIAPGDGFPSGLHAHADQEEVFVVVAGVATFETLEGDVRVEAGEAIRFAPGEFQTGHNDGDGDDDLVAFALGSPRDSDDVRVPATCPDCGADSLRLHTDGDLTFACPACEAEHTPAPCPDCGRDDLGFTTDGANDPVVECGDCGARFDDAPLER, encoded by the coding sequence GTGGAGCACGCTACGTTTCGCGACGGCGGCGACGGCGAGGAGCGAGGAACGGTCCGGCTCGGCGACGCGCTCGGGACCGAACACGTCGCGATCAACCGCTACCGGATCGCTCCCGGCGACGGGTTCCCGAGCGGACTCCACGCACACGCCGATCAGGAGGAGGTGTTCGTCGTCGTCGCCGGTGTGGCGACGTTCGAGACGCTCGAGGGGGACGTTCGGGTCGAGGCCGGCGAGGCGATCCGGTTCGCACCCGGCGAGTTCCAGACCGGCCACAACGACGGCGACGGCGACGACGACCTCGTCGCGTTCGCGCTCGGCTCGCCCCGCGACAGCGACGACGTGCGCGTCCCGGCGACGTGCCCCGACTGCGGGGCGGACTCGCTCCGTCTCCACACCGACGGCGACCTGACGTTCGCGTGTCCAGCCTGCGAGGCGGAACACACGCCCGCGCCGTGTCCGGACTGCGGGAGAGACGACCTCGGGTTCACGACAGATGGGGCGAACGACCCGGTCGTCGAGTGCGGCGACTGTGGGGCGCGGTTCGACGACGCGCCGCTGGAACGATAG
- a CDS encoding DUF4097 family beta strand repeat-containing protein, with product MVRHRLKGWAVERESVSRDLTRRRVLAGGATALLASIAGCSGATPFVGKRTERDETVAVDGAERLVARTDLGDVTLRAEARDDVVVRITKQASSVTADLSDLAFRVERSGGDLVLRSEFTGDTEFFGGRPSMSLDVTLPRSLPVSAVRSSVGDVSVDGVDGDVDAETDTGDVRLRGVSGSVRAAASTGDVTVADPDAIRGARTQTGDVTADVPDLDGDVRVESRTGDVAVAVGGNVDADLRVATSTGDVSVDGVSLSEATRTDELVTGTLGEGGPSLAVETRTGDASVSPLN from the coding sequence ATGGTTCGTCACCGCTTGAAGGGGTGGGCTGTCGAACGCGAGAGCGTGAGCCGAGATCTCACGCGTCGCCGCGTCCTCGCGGGCGGCGCAACGGCCCTCCTGGCATCGATCGCCGGCTGCAGCGGCGCGACGCCGTTCGTCGGCAAGCGAACCGAGCGCGACGAGACGGTCGCCGTCGACGGAGCCGAACGGCTCGTCGCCCGAACCGACCTGGGCGACGTGACGCTTCGTGCCGAAGCGCGCGACGACGTCGTCGTGCGGATCACGAAACAGGCGAGCAGCGTCACGGCCGACCTCTCGGATCTCGCCTTCCGGGTCGAACGGTCGGGGGGCGACCTCGTCCTCCGTTCGGAGTTCACCGGGGACACGGAGTTCTTCGGCGGTCGCCCGTCGATGTCGCTCGACGTGACGTTGCCCCGATCGCTCCCGGTGTCGGCCGTCCGGAGTTCCGTCGGCGACGTCTCCGTCGACGGCGTCGACGGCGACGTGGACGCCGAGACGGACACCGGTGACGTCCGCCTCCGCGGCGTCTCGGGGTCGGTTCGGGCGGCGGCGTCGACCGGCGACGTGACGGTGGCCGATCCTGACGCGATCCGTGGCGCGCGGACCCAGACCGGCGACGTGACCGCCGACGTCCCCGACCTCGACGGCGACGTCCGGGTCGAGTCGCGAACCGGCGATGTCGCGGTCGCGGTCGGCGGGAACGTCGACGCCGACCTGCGGGTCGCTACCAGCACCGGCGACGTGTCGGTCGACGGGGTGTCGCTGTCGGAGGCGACCCGGACCGACGAGCTCGTGACCGGCACGCTCGGCGAGGGCGGCCCCTCCCTCGCAGTCGAGACCCGTACCGGCGACGCGTCAGTCTCCCCGCTGAACTGA